In Mariluticola halotolerans, one DNA window encodes the following:
- a CDS encoding sodium-translocating pyrophosphatase, translating into MDLALWLIVLCGALSIVYGIITTRALLAADAGNARMQEISAAVREGAQAYLKRQYTTIAIVGVVIVVIAWWLLGIYSAIGFLIGAILSGAAGFIGMNVSVRANVRVAQAATTSLASGLDLAFKSGAVTGLLVAGLGLLGVALYFIYLTMFGGFDATSRTVIDALVALSFGASLISIFARLGGGIFTKGADVGGDMVGKVEAGIPEDDPRNPATIADNVGDNVGDCAGMAADLFETYVVTVVATMVLAAIVLPDAFKLAGMVLPLAIGGACVVTSIIGAYFVRLGSSNNIMGALYKGIVATGVLSLIALYPVISLVFDGMDVDLGGFTPMHLFWCGTVGLIITGLIIVITEYYTGTGKRPVNSIAEASITGHGTNVIQGLAVSLESTALPALVIIAGIIVTFNLAGIFGIAVSVATMLAIAGMIVALDAFGPVTDNAGGIAEMAGLPEEVRQNTDALDAVGNTTKAVTKGYAIGSAGLGALVLFAAYTQDLAFFTREAIEGSFFYGMGAVNFSLANPYVVVGLIFGGLLPFLFSGMAMTAVGRAAQSVVVEVRRQFKEKPGIMKGTEKPDYGRAVDMLTKAAIKEMIVPSLLPVLSPIVVFTVIYWVAGRAEGFAALGAMLMGVIVTGLFVAISMTAGGGAWDNAKKSFEDGFTDSTGQVHLKGSDAHKASVTGDTVGDPYKDTAGPAVNPMIKITNIVALLLLAVLAH; encoded by the coding sequence ATGGACCTGGCACTCTGGTTAATCGTCCTTTGTGGGGCGCTGTCCATCGTTTATGGCATCATTACAACCCGCGCACTTTTGGCAGCCGACGCTGGCAATGCGCGTATGCAGGAAATCTCGGCCGCTGTGCGTGAGGGCGCACAAGCCTATCTCAAACGCCAATACACAACGATTGCGATTGTTGGCGTTGTCATCGTCGTTATCGCCTGGTGGCTTTTAGGCATTTACTCCGCCATCGGTTTTCTCATCGGTGCCATCCTGTCGGGGGCTGCCGGTTTCATCGGCATGAATGTCTCCGTGCGCGCCAATGTGCGCGTCGCCCAGGCCGCCACCACATCGCTCGCCAGCGGCCTCGACCTCGCCTTCAAATCGGGTGCAGTCACCGGTCTTCTGGTCGCAGGACTTGGGCTGTTGGGGGTCGCCCTTTATTTCATCTATCTCACAATGTTCGGCGGCTTCGATGCAACCAGCCGCACCGTCATTGACGCATTGGTGGCCCTCTCGTTCGGGGCCTCGCTGATTTCCATCTTCGCCCGTCTCGGCGGCGGTATCTTCACCAAGGGTGCGGATGTCGGCGGCGACATGGTGGGCAAGGTGGAAGCGGGCATCCCCGAGGATGATCCGCGCAATCCTGCAACCATTGCCGATAATGTGGGCGACAATGTCGGTGATTGCGCCGGCATGGCGGCCGACCTGTTTGAAACCTATGTGGTCACCGTTGTGGCCACCATGGTGCTGGCAGCCATTGTTCTGCCCGATGCGTTCAAACTGGCGGGCATGGTCCTGCCGCTGGCCATTGGCGGCGCCTGTGTCGTCACCTCGATCATCGGTGCCTATTTCGTGCGCCTCGGCAGCTCGAACAACATTATGGGCGCGCTCTATAAGGGCATTGTCGCCACCGGCGTTTTGTCCCTGATCGCGCTTTATCCGGTTATCAGCCTGGTCTTTGACGGCATGGATGTCGATCTGGGCGGGTTCACCCCGATGCACCTGTTCTGGTGCGGCACGGTCGGCCTGATCATTACCGGGCTGATCATCGTCATCACCGAATACTATACCGGCACCGGCAAGCGCCCGGTCAATTCCATCGCCGAGGCCTCGATCACCGGCCATGGCACCAATGTCATCCAGGGCCTTGCCGTCTCGCTTGAATCAACGGCCCTGCCGGCCCTGGTCATCATCGCCGGCATCATCGTCACCTTCAACCTCGCCGGTATTTTCGGCATCGCGGTCTCGGTGGCCACCATGCTGGCCATTGCCGGCATGATCGTCGCCCTCGATGCCTTCGGTCCGGTCACCGACAATGCCGGTGGCATTGCCGAAATGGCGGGCCTGCCCGAAGAAGTGCGCCAGAACACCGACGCGCTCGATGCGGTGGGCAATACCACCAAGGCGGTCACCAAGGGCTATGCTATCGGCTCTGCCGGTCTCGGCGCCCTGGTGCTGTTCGCCGCCTATACCCAGGATCTGGCCTTCTTCACCCGCGAGGCGATTGAGGGCAGTTTCTTTTACGGCATGGGGGCGGTCAATTTCTCGCTCGCCAATCCTTATGTCGTCGTCGGCCTGATCTTTGGCGGCCTGTTGCCATTCCTCTTCTCGGGCATGGCCATGACCGCCGTCGGGCGCGCAGCCCAGTCGGTTGTGGTTGAAGTCCGGCGGCAGTTCAAGGAAAAGCCGGGCATCATGAAAGGCACCGAGAAGCCCGATTATGGCCGGGCTGTCGACATGCTGACCAAGGCCGCGATCAAGGAAATGATCGTGCCCTCCCTGCTGCCCGTACTCTCCCCGATTGTCGTCTTCACCGTCATCTACTGGGTGGCGGGACGGGCCGAAGGCTTTGCCGCCCTCGGCGCGATGCTGATGGGGGTCATTGTCACGGGTCTTTTCGTGGCCATTTCCATGACCGCCGGTGGCGGCGCGTGGGACAATGCCAAAAAGAGCTTTGAGGACGGCTTTACCGATTCAACCGGTCAGGTCCACCTTAAGGGCTCCGACGCCCACAAGGCCTCGGTCACCGGCGACACCGTCGGCGATCCCTACAAGGACACAGCCGGCCCGGCCGTGAACCCGATGATCAAGATCACCAATATCGTGGCCCTTCTGCTGCTGGCGGTATTGGCACACTAA
- a CDS encoding DUF167 family protein, which translates to MPDCYRSTQTGIRLYLRVTPNAGMDRIEGQENRDDGSAVLRLRVKAVPDKGRANAAVIALLAKKMRLPKRDFTLVAGDTARLKTIDIAGEPDALAALLAPLMA; encoded by the coding sequence ATGCCGGATTGCTACCGCTCAACGCAAACCGGCATCCGCCTTTATCTGCGCGTCACCCCCAATGCCGGCATGGACCGGATTGAGGGCCAGGAAAATCGCGATGATGGCAGCGCAGTCCTGCGTTTGCGGGTCAAAGCCGTGCCCGACAAGGGCCGGGCCAATGCCGCCGTCATTGCCCTTCTCGCCAAAAAAATGCGCCTGCCCAAACGCGACTTCACCCTGGTCGCCGGTGACACGGCACGGCTTAAAACCATCGACATCGCCGGAGAACCGGACGCGCTGGCTGCGCTTCTTGCCCCCTTGATGGCTTAA
- a CDS encoding YggT family protein codes for MYAILSTIVMILELYKWVLIAMIIMSWLFTFNVINARNQFVAMVWRVLDALTEPVLRPIRNLLPSMGGMDLSPIIVFIIIFFLQSFIAQDLPRLIGLY; via the coding sequence ATGTACGCAATCCTGTCCACCATCGTGATGATTCTTGAACTCTATAAATGGGTTCTGATTGCCATGATCATCATGAGCTGGCTGTTCACCTTCAATGTGATCAACGCCCGCAACCAGTTTGTCGCCATGGTCTGGCGGGTGCTGGACGCGTTGACCGAGCCGGTATTGCGCCCGATTCGCAATCTTTTGCCGAGCATGGGCGGCATGGACCTGTCGCCGATCATCGTTTTCATCATTATTTTCTTCCTGCAAAGCTTCATTGCACAGGATCTGCCGCGCCTGATCGGCCTCTACTAG
- a CDS encoding TerB family tellurite resistance protein, whose product MFDALTRLFAAPKPADDQMDTKLAVAALLVHIAAIDGVVTREEQATIAGILQDHFDIAPGQVDKLIAEATRRDSEAVDFYQFTSALSRLEEEERINIIRLLWQVVFADDKNHELEDNMVWRVAELIGVSSRQRTILRNQMKNA is encoded by the coding sequence ATGTTCGATGCCCTCACCCGCCTGTTTGCGGCCCCCAAGCCTGCCGATGACCAGATGGATACCAAACTGGCGGTCGCCGCCCTTCTGGTGCATATCGCGGCCATTGACGGGGTCGTGACCCGCGAGGAGCAGGCCACCATTGCCGGCATTTTGCAGGATCATTTCGATATCGCCCCCGGCCAGGTGGACAAACTGATTGCCGAGGCAACCCGGCGCGACAGTGAAGCGGTCGATTTTTACCAGTTCACCTCGGCCCTTTCACGGCTGGAGGAAGAAGAGCGCATCAACATTATCCGCCTGCTCTGGCAGGTGGTGTTTGCTGACGACAAAAATCATGAGCTGGAAGACAATATGGTCTGGCGCGTCGCCGAACTGATCGGCGTCTCTTCCCGCCAGCGCACCATATTGCGCAATCAGATGAAAAACGCCTGA
- a CDS encoding glycosyltransferase family 8 protein, whose protein sequence is MTAIHILFAFDDNFWAPAYAAMRGICLSTHRRGDLVFHLCELGLTGEHRADLEKITTEFGAKLVFYDLATNRDFQERCANLPSDKRLNQMMYARLLVDVLIPKDVKRIIYFDCDTYVRAPIEELAEIDLQGFPIGAVEEPHADFITRQTDMRHNMDLFDPADPYFNSGMLVIDTKKWRDAKVLDHLAAKVADGTMDRIYYDQDFLNLTFKNNWCHLDQLWNLIDPRAPHQALNPKMVHYTGRNRPWNLVSNVAFARVYRHVMTNELFYRYWRHRLKRRVMKFLRLNRLFTKT, encoded by the coding sequence ATGACTGCCATTCATATCCTTTTCGCCTTTGACGATAATTTCTGGGCCCCCGCCTATGCCGCCATGCGCGGCATTTGCCTGTCGACCCATCGCCGCGGTGATCTGGTGTTTCACCTGTGCGAACTCGGCCTGACCGGTGAACACCGGGCTGACCTTGAAAAAATCACCACAGAATTCGGCGCCAAACTGGTCTTTTACGATCTGGCCACCAATCGCGATTTTCAGGAACGCTGCGCCAACCTGCCCTCGGACAAACGCCTCAACCAGATGATGTATGCCCGGTTGCTGGTCGATGTGCTGATCCCCAAAGACGTCAAACGCATTATCTATTTTGATTGCGACACCTATGTGCGCGCGCCGATTGAGGAACTGGCCGAAATCGATCTGCAGGGTTTTCCCATCGGGGCGGTCGAGGAACCGCATGCCGATTTCATCACCCGGCAGACCGACATGCGCCATAATATGGATCTGTTTGATCCCGCCGACCCCTATTTCAATTCCGGCATGCTGGTTATCGACACGAAAAAATGGCGCGACGCCAAAGTGCTCGACCATCTGGCGGCCAAGGTCGCCGATGGCACCATGGACCGCATCTATTATGACCAGGACTTTCTCAACCTGACCTTCAAGAACAACTGGTGCCATCTCGACCAATTGTGGAACCTGATTGATCCGCGCGCACCCCATCAGGCGCTCAACCCAAAAATGGTGCATTACACCGGCCGAAACCGGCCCTGGAACCTTGTCTCCAATGTGGCCTTTGCCCGGGTCTATCGCCATGTGATGACCAATGAACTTTTCTATCGCTATTGGCGGCACCGCCTGAAACGACGCGTGATGAAATTTTTGCGCCTCAACCGCCTGTTCACCAAGACTTGA
- a CDS encoding glycosyltransferase family 8 protein has product MTNAPLHIALTFDDNFWAPAYATMRGVCLATHRRRDLVFHLCHRTLTAEHLADLDKIIEEFGATLKHYNIDEMPLFADVASRARYNKRLSNIVYARLLFAQILPKDIKRLVYLDCDIYVRAPIEELAEMDMQGFPIAAVQEYLAAFITGGRDIQNFSGLFDTADPYFNAGVILIDMEKWRAEDILGHLEAAIADGTMDRIYYDQDLLNLIFKNNWLKLDQLWNTIDARPAHQALNPKILHYTDKRKPWNLVSGVAFTRVYRHVMTNEIFYRYMRHRIKRRLLKLIGRKPGK; this is encoded by the coding sequence GTGACGAACGCCCCGCTTCATATCGCGCTGACCTTTGACGATAATTTCTGGGCCCCCGCCTATGCGACCATGCGCGGGGTGTGCCTTGCCACCCATCGACGCCGTGATCTGGTGTTTCACCTCTGCCATCGCACCCTGACGGCGGAACATCTGGCTGATCTGGACAAGATCATCGAAGAGTTCGGCGCAACGCTGAAACATTACAATATCGATGAAATGCCGCTGTTTGCCGATGTGGCGAGCCGGGCCCGCTATAACAAGCGCCTCTCCAATATCGTTTATGCCCGGCTGCTGTTCGCCCAGATATTGCCCAAGGACATCAAGCGGCTCGTTTATCTCGATTGCGATATCTATGTCCGCGCGCCCATTGAGGAACTGGCGGAAATGGACATGCAGGGCTTTCCCATTGCCGCCGTGCAGGAATATCTGGCCGCCTTCATTACCGGGGGGCGTGATATCCAGAATTTCTCTGGCCTGTTCGACACAGCCGATCCCTATTTCAATGCCGGCGTCATTCTGATCGACATGGAGAAATGGCGCGCCGAGGATATTTTGGGCCATCTCGAGGCCGCCATTGCCGACGGCACCATGGACAGGATCTATTATGATCAGGATCTGTTGAACCTGATCTTCAAGAACAACTGGCTCAAACTCGACCAGCTTTGGAACACCATAGATGCCCGCCCCGCCCATCAGGCGCTGAACCCGAAAATCCTGCATTATACCGACAAGCGCAAACCGTGGAATCTGGTCTCCGGCGTCGCCTTCACCCGCGTTTATCGCCACGTGATGACCAATGAGATTTTCTATCGCTATATGCGCCACCGCATCAAACGCCGCCTGCTCAAACTCATCGGTCGGAAACCGGGTAAATGA
- a CDS encoding 4a-hydroxytetrahydrobiopterin dehydratase, whose amino-acid sequence MAEKLTETARKAALETLGNWQYDIAGDAITRNFTFQNFTAAFGFMTKVALLAEKADHHPEWSNTYNRVTIRLTTHDAGGLSEKDLALARAINAL is encoded by the coding sequence ATGGCCGAAAAACTGACAGAAACCGCCCGCAAAGCGGCGCTCGAGACCCTTGGCAACTGGCAATATGACATTGCGGGCGATGCCATCACCCGCAATTTCACTTTTCAGAATTTCACCGCCGCCTTCGGCTTCATGACAAAGGTCGCCCTGCTGGCGGAAAAGGCGGACCACCATCCTGAATGGTCCAATACCTATAACCGGGTCACCATTCGCCTCACCACCCATGATGCCGGTGGCCTGAGCGAGAAAGACCTTGCCCTCGCCCGGGCCATTAACGCGCTTTGA
- the dkgB gene encoding 2,5-didehydrogluconate reductase DkgB — protein sequence MNHAIPQIGFGTWKLTGNDCITAVETALETGYRHIDTAQVYGNEAEVGTGIANSPVARADIFVTTKVFPENFGAFLPSLETSLEKLKLDQVDMTLIHWPAGNGKTSPEPYLTDLAKARDKGMTRLIGVSNFTIDLLKQAETILGKGALATNQIELHAYMQNRKLADFCKSIGLPVTAYLPLAGARLVDDPVIGKIAARHNAEASQVALAWLMQKGYIVIPKSGHPDRIRSNFAATKLTLTPDDISEIDALDRNERIVDPAHAPDWD from the coding sequence ATGAACCACGCCATACCTCAAATCGGTTTCGGCACCTGGAAACTGACCGGCAATGACTGTATCACAGCGGTCGAGACCGCGCTGGAGACCGGCTACCGGCATATCGATACCGCCCAGGTTTATGGCAACGAGGCGGAAGTGGGCACCGGGATAGCCAACAGCCCCGTCGCCCGTGCCGACATCTTTGTCACCACCAAGGTGTTCCCCGAGAATTTTGGCGCCTTCCTGCCAAGCCTTGAAACCAGTCTTGAGAAACTGAAACTCGATCAGGTCGACATGACGCTCATTCACTGGCCGGCCGGCAATGGCAAGACCTCGCCAGAACCCTATCTCACCGATCTGGCCAAGGCCCGCGACAAGGGCATGACCCGGCTCATCGGTGTCTCCAATTTCACCATCGACCTGCTCAAACAGGCCGAAACAATTCTCGGCAAGGGCGCACTGGCCACCAACCAGATCGAACTGCACGCCTATATGCAAAACCGCAAACTGGCGGATTTTTGCAAAAGCATCGGCCTGCCCGTCACAGCCTATCTGCCCCTTGCCGGTGCCCGGCTGGTTGATGATCCGGTGATCGGCAAAATTGCCGCCCGCCACAATGCGGAAGCCAGTCAGGTGGCTTTGGCCTGGTTGATGCAAAAGGGCTATATCGTCATTCCGAAATCCGGCCATCCCGACCGCATCCGGTCCAATTTCGCGGCGACCAAACTCACCCTGACCCCGGACGACATCAGCGAGATTGATGCGCTGGACCGCAATGAGCGGATCGTTGACCCCGCCCACGCGCCCGACTGGGACTGA
- a CDS encoding LacI family DNA-binding transcriptional regulator yields MGQSTIRLRDIAEKTGFSTNTVSLALRDSPRIPKQTRDLIRAAANELNYLPNQIAKSLVSRKTRTVGLVLTDMTNTIITQTAQALESALAAHGYSTLFATSNNRLEEEIRVVEMFRSRQVDGMLIYPAAHNELDHIRRLSRARYPVVLLVGDPDSGLDAVSVDDRSGAFKATRHLIELGHKRIALLDSASHFGNAEKREGYQRALAEAGIDFDPALVVEPEGHAASLGYAATKQVLATNRADPPTALFAATDSLAIGALRWCHEHGIDVPGDLAIIGFDNTEYGEYAAIPLSTIDYAAEQISRQAVDRLMHLINTSDHPPAPEVTLIDPALITRQSTGPAR; encoded by the coding sequence ATGGGCCAGTCCACAATTCGCTTGCGGGACATCGCCGAAAAGACCGGATTTTCAACCAATACCGTGTCTTTGGCCCTGCGCGACAGCCCCCGCATTCCCAAACAGACCCGCGACCTGATCCGCGCGGCGGCCAATGAACTGAATTACCTGCCAAACCAGATTGCCAAATCCCTTGTGAGCCGCAAGACCAGAACGGTCGGTCTGGTGCTCACCGACATGACAAATACCATTATCACCCAGACCGCCCAGGCGCTTGAAAGCGCATTGGCGGCCCACGGCTACAGCACGCTGTTCGCCACCTCGAACAACCGGCTTGAAGAGGAAATCCGGGTCGTTGAAATGTTCCGCTCGCGCCAGGTCGACGGCATGCTCATCTACCCGGCCGCCCATAATGAACTCGACCATATCCGTCGCCTCAGCCGGGCCCGTTACCCGGTTGTGCTTCTGGTCGGCGATCCCGATTCCGGGCTGGACGCGGTCAGTGTCGATGACCGCAGCGGCGCCTTCAAGGCCACACGCCACCTGATCGAACTCGGCCATAAACGCATTGCCCTTCTTGATAGCGCCAGCCATTTCGGCAATGCCGAAAAGCGCGAGGGCTATCAACGGGCACTGGCCGAGGCGGGCATCGATTTCGATCCGGCCCTCGTGGTGGAACCTGAAGGCCATGCCGCCTCCCTGGGTTACGCGGCCACAAAACAGGTGCTGGCCACCAATCGCGCCGATCCGCCCACCGCCCTTTTTGCCGCCACCGATTCTCTCGCCATTGGCGCGCTGCGCTGGTGTCACGAACACGGGATTGACGTGCCCGGCGATCTGGCCATTATCGGCTTCGACAATACCGAATATGGCGAATATGCTGCCATACCGCTCTCAACCATCGATTATGCTGCGGAACAGATTTCCCGACAGGCCGTTGATCGCCTGATGCACCTGATCAATACAAGCGATCATCCGCCCGCGCCCGAGGTGACCCTGATCGACCCGGCGCTGATCACCCGCCAGAGCACGGGCCCGGCCCGCTAA
- a CDS encoding putative bifunctional diguanylate cyclase/phosphodiesterase — MHTGAPILAVIASLFLLGGAARHILILWFEKADLQPDDVVGAGFWEGCMTIATVGTALIYGAWCYISLVFITDPFAQLSSIMVSIAVLIGLVTRTFAIDRIVSLSSIAIALPLAAGLLTMNNVYYAVMGVLLLPYLFSIRSLAGNIRNLLLTAVHGRQDASRLAAELDTALTTMPHGLCMLDENGCVAVINKQTRFSFLGEAPEQFIGRPFTEVIAGARDAGTVTAATAEYIISEIAAGGHSKLVVGLVGGQQCEITINTRLGRTVLMMEDITERVTAAERINYMARYDGLTQLSNRSFFSEQAEARLKEQHAVDSAETVMMMIVDIDDFKHVNDTFGHPVGDALLIEVAGRLATIFGDDAMISRFGGDEFMVFRAGGASEALARADAEAVLAALHVPARVRDENLIINASVGVALAQGAHVELDSLLTQADLALYKAKGNGKAQYRLFHEQMDVEYRQRQRMKADLRNALGNDELYLLFQPIVDMETRKVRGCEALVRWRHNELGLIPPMQFIPIAEEIGVMSEITAWVLENAALECMNWPEDVTISVNLSATDFRDADVEGMIDNALKISGLPPERLTVEITETTIIEELDGAVKALTAVRRKGVDVALDDFGTGYSSLSYLHTLPFTKLKIDRSFVVDVTTSERSQRLLSNIARLSKDLDLTVTVEGIETEEQLQVIARTARVDFAQGYLFGAPLPRRDVAELIERVSPPTRPLLQKKA, encoded by the coding sequence ATGCACACGGGCGCACCGATTCTGGCGGTTATTGCCTCGCTGTTTCTTCTGGGGGGCGCGGCCCGGCACATCCTTATCCTCTGGTTCGAGAAAGCCGACCTGCAGCCCGATGATGTTGTGGGGGCCGGGTTCTGGGAAGGGTGCATGACGATCGCGACCGTGGGCACGGCGCTGATCTATGGGGCGTGGTGCTATATCAGCCTTGTGTTCATCACCGATCCGTTTGCGCAATTGTCGAGCATCATGGTGTCGATCGCGGTTCTGATCGGGCTGGTGACGCGGACTTTTGCGATTGACCGCATTGTCTCGCTTTCCTCCATCGCCATTGCCCTGCCGCTGGCCGCCGGCCTGCTGACGATGAACAATGTCTATTACGCTGTGATGGGGGTGCTGCTCTTGCCCTATCTGTTCAGCATTCGCAGCCTTGCGGGCAATATCCGCAACCTGCTGCTGACGGCGGTGCATGGCCGGCAGGATGCCTCGCGGCTGGCCGCCGAGCTGGATACGGCGCTGACCACCATGCCGCACGGGCTTTGCATGCTCGATGAAAATGGTTGTGTGGCGGTGATCAACAAGCAGACACGGTTCAGCTTTCTGGGTGAGGCGCCGGAACAGTTTATCGGCCGGCCCTTTACCGAGGTCATTGCCGGGGCACGGGATGCGGGCACAGTAACCGCAGCAACGGCGGAATACATTATTTCGGAAATCGCGGCGGGCGGCCATTCCAAGCTGGTTGTCGGGCTGGTGGGTGGCCAGCAATGCGAGATCACTATCAATACACGGCTTGGGCGCACCGTCTTGATGATGGAAGACATTACCGAGCGGGTCACCGCGGCGGAGCGCATCAATTACATGGCCCGCTATGACGGGCTGACGCAATTGTCCAACCGGTCGTTTTTCAGCGAGCAGGCCGAGGCGCGGCTGAAGGAACAGCATGCGGTGGACAGCGCAGAAACCGTGATGATGATGATCGTCGATATCGACGATTTCAAACATGTGAATGATACATTCGGGCATCCTGTGGGGGATGCGCTTTTGATTGAGGTGGCGGGCCGTCTGGCGACCATTTTTGGCGATGATGCGATGATCTCGCGCTTTGGCGGCGACGAATTCATGGTGTTCCGCGCCGGCGGGGCCAGTGAAGCGCTGGCGCGCGCCGATGCGGAAGCGGTGCTGGCGGCACTGCATGTGCCCGCGCGTGTGCGCGATGAAAACCTGATCATCAATGCCAGTGTCGGCGTCGCGCTGGCCCAGGGCGCGCATGTGGAACTGGATTCGCTTTTGACCCAGGCCGATCTGGCGCTTTACAAGGCCAAGGGCAATGGCAAGGCGCAATACCGCCTGTTCCATGAGCAGATGGATGTTGAGTACCGTCAGCGCCAGCGCATGAAGGCCGACTTGCGCAATGCGCTGGGCAATGACGAGCTTTATTTGCTGTTCCAGCCGATTGTCGACATGGAGACCCGCAAGGTGCGGGGCTGCGAGGCGCTGGTGCGCTGGCGGCATAATGAACTGGGGCTGATCCCGCCCATGCAGTTCATCCCGATTGCCGAGGAAATCGGCGTCATGTCGGAAATTACCGCCTGGGTGCTGGAAAACGCGGCGCTGGAATGCATGAACTGGCCTGAGGATGTCACGATCTCGGTCAACCTGTCGGCGACCGATTTCCGCGATGCCGATGTTGAGGGCATGATCGACAATGCCTTGAAGATTTCCGGTCTGCCACCCGAACGCCTGACGGTCGAGATCACCGAGACGACGATCATTGAAGAGCTTGACGGGGCGGTCAAGGCGCTGACGGCGGTGCGCCGGAAGGGTGTCGATGTGGCGCTGGATGATTTCGGCACCGGCTATTCCTCGCTGAGCTATCTGCACACATTGCCCTTCACCAAGCTGAAGATCGACCGCTCGTTTGTGGTGGATGTGACGACAAGCGAGCGCTCGCAGCGCTTGCTGTCCAATATCGCCCGGCTGAGCAAGGATCTGGATCTGACGGTGACGGTTGAGGGCATTGAGACGGAAGAACAGCTGCAAGTGATTGCCCGGACCGCGCGGGTCGATTTCGCGCAAGGGTATCTTTTTGGTGCGCCCCTGCCCCGAAGGGATGTTGCCGAACTGATCGAACGGGTGTCGCCGCCGACCAGGCCGCTTTTGCAAAAGAAGGCTTAA
- a CDS encoding N-acyl amino acid synthase FeeM domain-containing protein, protein MSESSTQTPKVSRFAGALIDILDRVTYRPVKLEDLEDPVYRLRYEAYRREEFIPINSQQIAGDDYDNTPNAYCFGVYIDEDLVSSIRLHHVTPSQRFSPSRTIYPEILDPLLDAGNTYIDPSRFTADHDASLAYPALPFLTTRIIVMASDYFNVDFCLSSVRPEHGAFYQRVFKSECVGDIRYYDGLNFPVCMYSADVPKVLPGIYSRFPFYRSTREEQKQLFSVRGEGRFKLHIHASARAAQPVAETAEPQEV, encoded by the coding sequence GTGTCTGAGAGTTCTACCCAAACGCCCAAAGTGTCGCGGTTCGCTGGCGCGCTCATCGATATTCTGGACCGGGTGACCTATCGCCCTGTGAAACTGGAAGATCTGGAAGATCCCGTTTACCGGTTGCGGTATGAGGCGTACCGGCGCGAGGAATTCATTCCGATCAATTCGCAGCAGATTGCGGGTGACGATTACGACAATACCCCGAATGCCTATTGTTTCGGGGTTTATATCGATGAGGATCTGGTCAGCTCCATCCGGCTGCACCATGTCACCCCGTCGCAGCGCTTCTCGCCCAGCCGCACAATTTATCCCGAAATTCTCGACCCTTTGCTAGATGCGGGCAATACCTATATCGACCCCAGCCGCTTTACTGCCGATCATGATGCCAGCCTTGCCTATCCCGCGCTGCCGTTTCTGACGACGCGGATCATTGTCATGGCGTCGGATTATTTCAATGTCGATTTCTGCCTCTCCTCGGTGCGGCCCGAACATGGGGCGTTCTACCAGCGGGTGTTCAAATCCGAATGTGTGGGCGATATCCGCTATTATGACGGGCTGAATTTCCCCGTCTGCATGTATTCCGCCGATGTGCCGAAGGTCTTGCCGGGGATTTACAGCCGGTTTCCCTTCTACCGCTCGACCCGTGAGGAGCAAAAACAATTGTTCAGCGTGCGCGGCGAGGGGCGGTTCAAGCTGCATATCCACGCCTCGGCCCGTGCCGCCCAGCCGGTGGCGGAGACCGCCGAGCCGCAAGAGGTGTGA